One genomic region from Mesorhizobium terrae encodes:
- a CDS encoding Gfo/Idh/MocA family protein, with protein sequence MAKKLGIGVIGAGNISAAYFRLAPLFRGIEMRACADINMDAAKARAKEFKLRAATVDELLKADDIDIVVNLTIPAVHYEVSRRVLDAGKHVYSEKPFVLSLQEGLDLRKRAAKKGLRIGSAPDTFLGGAHQLVRSLIDEGKVGEITGGTCTVMSHGMEHWHPNPDFFFQPGAGPVLDIGPYYVTNLIQLIGPVRRVAALASIPAKQRTISSKPRAGEKIPVNTPTTIHGLLEFANGAVVTLNTSWDVWSHGHAPMELYGERGTVFVPDPNFFGGEVVYTKEDKPVKGLPKWPHPFGVANEKHGHGMMANYRTAGLADMALAITEGRPHRCSMELALHAVDVMTSLLKSGETGKFVTMQTTCERPAALGVKEAKALLAKK encoded by the coding sequence GGCCTATTTCAGGCTGGCGCCGCTGTTTCGCGGCATCGAGATGCGGGCCTGCGCCGACATCAACATGGATGCCGCCAAGGCGCGGGCGAAGGAATTCAAGCTGCGCGCCGCGACGGTGGACGAATTGCTGAAGGCCGACGACATCGACATCGTCGTCAACCTGACCATTCCGGCCGTCCATTACGAGGTGTCCAGGCGGGTGCTCGATGCCGGCAAGCATGTCTATTCGGAAAAGCCGTTCGTGCTGTCGCTGCAGGAGGGGCTGGACCTGCGCAAGCGGGCGGCGAAGAAGGGCCTGCGCATCGGCTCGGCGCCGGACACCTTCCTTGGCGGCGCGCATCAGCTGGTGCGCAGCCTGATCGACGAGGGCAAGGTCGGCGAGATCACCGGCGGCACCTGCACGGTGATGAGCCACGGCATGGAGCACTGGCACCCGAATCCGGACTTCTTCTTCCAGCCGGGCGCCGGCCCGGTGCTCGACATCGGCCCTTATTACGTCACCAACCTGATCCAGCTGATCGGCCCGGTCAGGCGGGTCGCGGCGCTGGCCTCGATACCGGCCAAGCAGCGCACCATTTCGTCCAAGCCGCGCGCCGGCGAAAAGATACCGGTCAACACGCCGACCACCATCCACGGCCTTTTGGAATTCGCCAATGGCGCGGTGGTGACGCTGAACACCAGCTGGGACGTGTGGAGCCACGGCCACGCGCCGATGGAGCTTTATGGCGAAAGAGGCACGGTCTTCGTGCCGGACCCGAACTTCTTCGGCGGCGAGGTCGTCTACACCAAGGAAGACAAGCCGGTGAAGGGGCTGCCGAAATGGCCGCATCCCTTCGGCGTCGCCAATGAAAAGCACGGACATGGCATGATGGCCAATTATCGCACGGCGGGTCTGGCCGACATGGCGCTGGCGATAACCGAGGGCCGCCCGCATCGCTGCTCGATGGAACTGGCGCTGCATGCGGTGGATGTGATGACCAGCCTGCTGAAATCCGGCGAAACCGGCAAGTTCGTGACCATGCAGACGACCTGCGAGCGGCCGGCGGCGCTCGGCGTCAAGGAAGCCAAGGCGCTGCTGGCCAAGAAGTAG